The sequence TCCTATTGTCATAAGTTTAATAATTCCAAAAAGGATagttaatgaattttaagaatatattataattccGTATAGACAATTAATAAGAACTTatattttcgtattttttaaaattaagcacatacataaaatgtgtagattaaattttttagtacaTATAAATCACTTGAAAGCTATCAATTTCTCACGTCCCGAAAACcatttttttccctctctctTTTCAAATTCACACATATACTCAAATGGGCGAGCTAGTGTTTCACTGGAGtgaaaagaaactaaaattttaaataattcaccTATTTGGGNNNNNNNNNNNNNNNNNNNNNNNNNNNNNNNNNNNNNNTAaaaatttctctttattttttataataaaaataagcaaattaatattaacttcGAAGTTActaaaagaattcaaaattgataaatacacgtcaaacaagaacaaacataaaatatatttagatgtCAATATGAGTGTTTTTTCCGCTCTAAACTATTCAGTTTCACTCAAATAAAAACCACTcctaaaaatccaaaaaaataccATATAAAGAAAGAGAATGTGTATGAGTGTAGGTGTCTATGTGGggatggaaaaaataaaattgaagaaaaattatatgtataaataatataataaaaaatattatatataatatatatatatatatgtgggtGCGCGCGCTTTGTTTCTCATCTTTTTAGCTTTGGCCATTTTTTGGACACGaaccaaatataattttagagagattttatatatattcagttttaattatttttatccatttatttttcctgactgaatatgaaatttttttatatagaccCCTTTTACATTCAGTTTTCTTATATTCATTTTCGTCTGAAACAAACCAAAATTAGCTATTTTTGAAAGTTTGGtactaattttgcaaattcCCTATAACTAAGAATgagaaatgcaattttctgtgctcaaatatatatgtatttcaaGATCATTGGTTCAAGTCTACTGAAATCttgatatttatctcatttaatGTCAGTACTATAATGTGTATTTATCCcacttaatgtaattttatcgtaatatcaatttattataatttgattttattgatctaattaatGGATGtactttttctgttttattgttgtaattatataatcaccgtttctataatatatatatatatatatatatatatatatgcactttataacaaattcatagaaatataaatagaaaaaaaaacgtAAGAAAAATGCCCAGCCACCTTAAACTTGTGGAAGAcacttaacaaaaaaaagaaaatagaaactcccatactttataaaattactcaGGCCTcatcaatattcaaatattcctttctttttaccaaaatacaattaagtcaattcaacatattattaaaaaatagtgcAACAATTGCATGGAGCGAACCataataaaactcataatcgTCCAATTTAGGATTATATATGTCGAACGTTATGGATGGTGCCGATGCTCCATTCAGTATATTTAGGAGATGAACGATTGACaggtatttaattttttgaaattaaaagatatatattagttattccTCTCTTGAATGTACGAAATACATAGTACAATAACATGCATGCACGTCATCATAGGTTGGTTACTGGTCCAATGATACTGACAACCTCCATCACTAGGCCCCTTTAAATAGGACACATGTATCCTTCATATCCCTCGCCAGAAGCGAACCAAAATGCTGGGAACCATTGTGATTATTGTAGTGTTAGCACTAGTGGTGCGCGCAGCATGGAGATTCCTGGATACGTATTGGTTCCGGCCTAAAAAACTGGAGAAAATCCTCCGGAAACAGGGCCTGACAGGCAATCCTTACAGGTTTTTCTTCGGAGATGCCAGGGAAACAGGCAAAATGTTCAAGGAGTCCTACTCCAAGCCCATCGGCATCACCGATGACATCGCCCCTCGTGTCATCCCCTTCGTTACTAAAACCTTAAGGACATATGGTATTTTTACGATATTCTCGTATTTTTACATGCAAATATAttgcacttgtcatataattaattcaaatccaACCAAGTCAAGTTCGGACTAGAATTTCCCAacagaaattttatatatttgttgaccGTTATTACTGTTATTTACAGTGGTAGGgacttgttctttttttttttttctttcgaGAAACTTATCTTGAGATGGAGACGTAACTTGAAAGTACCAtctcatatgtatatatatatcaccatttttttgttttatctttaattaatattaaacttttcttcAGCTAAAGCTTGTGAAactgagaaaaaaaaatttgtgatCATATATCTAAAAGAcaatattacacaaaaatgaacccaattcttaaattataaaattaataaaatgtttCTCTAGaatttatgttaatatttcaatcaaatttgattgtttgaaaaaacACATTTCTAAAGTTTGGTTAATAGGcccgataaaattgaataaattaactataataataattaaatctatcaaatctaataatttaattaaccaactatagaatttttgaattaaatgggatatttaattcaactaatttaaattgtcaaacttataaaatctttcaatTAAACAGTACATCTcttaatataaactatatttagtaagtaaattaattaaataatataattatttaaaataatataaattaaaattcaaaatttccatACCTCTGTTCGCTCCGCAAATGTGTTGTACcttcatttaaaatttgtgtgtgtaaattaatgtatgtgtgtaaattaaaatatgtaaaggGGGTGAGGTGGTGGTGGCATCATCTGCTGCTGccccctttatttttttgttttattaatatttttaataattaccattacgatttatttaattttttaattaatataatttactttcaaatattataatgagcACAATTATTactgttcaaattttattatattttaattgtgatctataatttatttgtaattaaatttaaattttcttaataataactaattattctctcaattatgcataaaattcTACTTACGTGACATGTggtgatttaattttcaatggTTTTTTTGTGATGGGTATAGGTGAAAAATCGTTTATATGGGTGGGGCCTAAACCGGTGGTGTTCATCTTCGACCTGGAGGCCATGAAAGTTATATTGAACAAATATGTTCTGTTTCAGAAGTCTTTTAAGGAATCTAATCCCATATTCAAAAGGCTGGTGGGTGGACTTCTTGTCTATGAGGGCGAACAGTGGAGCCAAAACAGAAAGAAGCTCAACCCAGCCTTTCATTTGGACAAGCTCAAGGTCATGAGTCATAAAAAATGATCGTTGTTATGATTCTGTACATACTCGGATTTGATGGATGAATTGTCGTTGTTATTAACACGACATGATGCTTTTTTATTACAGGAGCTAGTAAATACGATGCAGAAACAGGGACAGGAAACTCTGGATGAATGGAGCAGCATGATGCCCAAGGATGGATCACCCCTTGTCGTTGATGTTTACCCTTATCTCAAAGTCTATACAGGTTGTGTGGTTTCACACACATTGTTCAGCACTCCTCCCACTCCGTTAGTCAAAAGAACTTTCACAATTATCTCTGAGCTCACACATATTTCAAATCAGGCTCAGCCTTTTACCATCCCTGGTGAGAAGTaagttttgaaattcttattcaaatcagGTTTGGTCAAACTAAATAAATCACACATTATTTGTCATATAAGTGGTCACTTTGTTTAactgtacatcaatcacacgaCAAATGTAGTGTACTTATTTAGAATTTCCGGTTCCACAACTATGACACACGTACATGCATATCTCCGTTGCTATTCCATCATGTTGTAGCTAATTAGGTATTGtaaacatgatggagtttagGTACTTTCTCAAGAAATATAGAAGGGCCAACGAGATCGAGGACGAATTAACAGCCACATTCACAGGTATGATTGAGGAAAGGTTAAAGAAGAGAAAGGTAGGAGAGAGGAAAGGTGAACCGGACTTATTTGACTTGGTTGTGGATGAGCTTGAAGAATTAGACAGCAACGACAAGAATGCTCGTGCCGCCGCCGTCTATGAGATCATACAACAGTGCAAGCTATTCTACGTGGCTGGTCACGAAACCACTGCTAATCTTATCACTTGGACTATAGTCATGCTTTCCTATCACAAAGAATGGCAAACTCGTGCCAGAGAAGAGGTTTTCCAAGTCTTGGGCGACAGGCAAAACATCACTGCTGATGACTTAGCCAACCTCAAATATGTAAGTCTACATAATAAGGGTTTCTCCGCATATGCATGCTGATCCGACCGAGATCGCGGGTCGCGCTTGTTATCGTCCCTGTCACTCTGTCGAACCCTTTATATCCTGAAAACAGAACAAGCGTTACCTAGCCGGGTTAGGTACCGGCGTAGatactccgacgctcaagtcagtaTAGAGAATTTTATCCGGTAAAAGAAATActaaagaatatgaaaagtgaAATATGAAAGCCAGACCAacccttttttctctcttccttcttctttttatactGATCCCTTTTCGTGTCCTCTGCACGATCCTAATACCCGCTTCCACGACAGGTCATCTCGCGATCGTGGCCCACCTTTTTCGGGTATAAGATTGCCCTTAACCGTTTCTGAGATTATCCACGTGAGTGATAGGTTTAATCTCTCTTTTTACGCCTTTGTCTCTACCTTTCATACTAAGGGTATATTAGTCTTTTATTATTTCCCTCCATCACATGCATATAGATCATCGAGCTTGAAAACACCAAACAGTGAATTATACGATCACATCGATTTTACAGGTTTAATTTGTATTGTGATATTGATGTGCAATGATACACATTAATCGTTTGCTGCAGGTAACAATGATCGTAAACGAGACGTTGCGTTTGTTCCCACCGGCAGTTGAGCTGACCAGAGTagtagaagaagaaacaaCCCTGGGAGACCTAGTCCTACCCAAAGGCTCAATGGTAATGATGCCGGTAGTTCTACTGCATAGGGACCCCAAAATATGGGGTGATGACGCGATGGAGTTCAGGCCCGACAGGTTTGCGGAAGGAGTGCTGAAAGCAGCCAATGGTCATTCCGCGTTCCTACCCTTCGGCTGGGGTGTCCGCACTTGCATTGGAGCAAACTTGGCAACGATGGAGGCTAAATCGTTTATCGCATTGTTCCTGCGCAACTTCAGCTTCGAGCTTTCACCAAAATACGCACACGCACCAATGGTTACATTGCTCATGCAACCGCAGTACGATGTCCCTGTCGTTATGCGCAAGCTCTAGATAAGAAATGTGGTCGATCCATCGACTCACTAATTTCtctagttaattattatatatttgctaATTAAAGTAATCATTATCCGGTCCGAGACTGCACGCATTATGTACGTACACTACACTGTGCGCAGTGTGTGAAAATACTGATTTCTACTCTaggataaataaaatgtacaCTTTACTATGTAAGTTATTGGATTCCACCCTCTTCTTCACGTGATCCTAATAAAATTACGTGTATTTCATGTAGAAGTCTTTCAAAATCAGGGCATTTCTATGTTTAAGTAATAAGCAAAAGTTGTTACCCGAATTACGTTTGAtcgaaccaaattaattaataaaacaaatataatataattgttatgtgatttattacttttttaaaattacataccAATCACGTAATAAATATCATGGTTCTTTTAATTGTCCGACGAATgttactcaaaaaaaaaaaaaaaaaaacatgtcaTGGCagaacttaattttttttttttagataaatttatatataattacaccaaattttataaaaaaaaatataattattccatatTATTAATCTGGGGGACTTGAGCCCTTAAAAGTTCAAACAAAAGGGCTGGCTCTCGAGGAACCCAGCCCAGCCATCTTGAAACGAAATAGCTGCTTTAGCGAGTTGGTGGGCTGCCATATGAGGCGCCCTCCtgacaaattttaaagtaaaattcCCGTCCGCATGGATCCTGGATCAAATATAATGGATAATAGGTCCAACATCAGAAAAATCTTCAGCTCACCAATTTAGATTGTGGACTTGTAGCAAGCAATCtccttcaattattttttttaaatatattaatattaaacaatatactattacaatattattttttttaaggatatATTAATACAGTATGTCTAAATCAATTAacaacttcaaaaaaaaattaaaaaaataataaacacatactactattaaaaatataataaacacctaaatatttagaattcaaactcaaaatcaCAACACCACTATTCAAGCAAAGGAATGGTCAGACCAACGATTCTTGTCtcgtacttttttttttcaatttgaagtGATAAATCACTATTAACTGAAATAACTCGATTACAGTCATTCATATCAAATAGTAATACCtaatagagataattacaacaatcataccttgattaattatattaaataagtaaaatttaaataacgcTTGCTATGcagtaaattaatatctcaTCTATATAACAGGGTTCAAATCTATAACttgtaaaattatgaaatgtcTATTTTGCGAATTGAATTAGATGGAAGCCTCGTACTTACTTACACCTATTTTTGATGTAGACAGATTGTGAGAAGGTAGAACCACAAAATTCAGACATTTTGATAAGGTTCGTGTGGTGAGTGCAGgacatcaaaattaattattactaccTATTTATTcgtattattatatataaagtgtgAGTCTCTCAAAGAcccttttaatatatttttcaatatattgaCAAAATTTATTCCTacatgataatataatattttaagttacTTCTTTTTCTGTCCGAATCTCTCCCCATGTCCTCacctcttttttatttaattttatctttttctttccttatctaaaagtttgtttcttttcctctttcttttcattctctattttcaactattatTTGATGTTATTATGGGTATGCTCTTTTGTCAATTATCATAAGTTCATTAATTCCACAA comes from Sesamum indicum cultivar Zhongzhi No. 13 linkage group LG10, S_indicum_v1.0, whole genome shotgun sequence and encodes:
- the LOC105171625 gene encoding cytochrome P450 CYP72A219-like, which translates into the protein MLGTIVIIVVLALVVRAAWRFLDTYWFRPKKLEKILRKQGLTGNPYRFFFGDARETGKMFKESYSKPIGITDDIAPRVIPFVTKTLRTYGEKSFIWVGPKPVVFIFDLEAMKVILNKYVLFQKSFKESNPIFKRLVGGLLVYEGEQWSQNRKKLNPAFHLDKLKELVNTMQKQGQETLDEWSSMMPKDGSPLVVDVYPYLKVYTGCVVSHTLFSTPPTPLVKRTFTIISELTHISNQAQPFTIPGEKYFLKKYRRANEIEDELTATFTGMIEERLKKRKVGERKGEPDLFDLVVDELEELDSNDKNARAAAVYEIIQQCKLFYVAGHETTANLITWTIVMLSYHKEWQTRAREEVFQVLGDRQNITADDLANLKYVTMIVNETLRLFPPAVELTRVVEEETTLGDLVLPKGSMVMMPVVLLHRDPKIWGDDAMEFRPDRFAEGVLKAANGHSAFLPFGWGVRTCIGANLATMEAKSFIALFLRNFSFELSPKYAHAPMVTLLMQPQYDVPVVMRKL